The following is a genomic window from Candidatus Vondammii sp. HM_W22.
GCTGGCTTGTAGTGCGTTGACAGTGGCCTGAGCCAGACGGGCGGCAGTGCCGGTTTGCGAGGCGTAGGCAACCAGAATATCCGCATCACTGTTACTCATGCGCCGGGCGGATTGCCGGCTGCGGCGAAACCAGGCAATGCAGCCGGTGATGACCAGCAGGCTGAGCGCGATGGCGCCAAGCAGGTTGAGCAGTCCGCTCCAGGAACCTGCCAATGTGCCTCCATGCAGTGACTTGATGAGATTGTCCTGCGGGTTGATCGCCGTCATCGCCGTATCGGTTATTATGTACAGCTGCTCACCCTGTGGCTCTTTAGCGGCCAGTAGCACACTGCCACCACGGAACTTTCTTGCCATTGTCAGGTAGCCGGGGTTTTCTTTGCCAGAGGCTATTTGCAGTGCCTGATTGATTGACAGACTGATGCCCCGTTCACTCATTCCGGGTAGTTTCGGCATACCAACATGGAGAGTCATCAGTACGCCGGTGAACGGTAACATGACCAGTAGTGGGAGGAGTACCCAGCCGATGCCCCGATGCCAACCCGTCAAATTGTTTTTCCATCGTGGCCAGGCCAGCAGTGGTGCAACGACAACAGTGAATAGCATCAGATAAGTCGCCACTTCAACGACGATCCTCAGATCCAGCAGCAGACCTTTGTGCAGTCGCTTTGCAAAGCCGAAGATGTCACCTGTCGGCTCCTCTCTAAGTGAGGTGATTCTCTCCCCCGTTGTCAGGTCATAGTGACCTTCCGGTTCGCTGGATTGTGAACGAACCACCAGTTGCTGGCGTTCATTATCGATTTTGATCGCCGTGATCTCTCCACCCAGTGGGTCGATGGAATCGATCAGTGAAGCTACGCGGGAGAGCTCAACAGCATCCGGTTTGCTTTCGTTTGGTGATGATCGCTCCTGTTCCAGGATGGGTTTAAAAGCGAGTATGGCGCCAGAGAGCGCAATCAGCAGGAAAAGTGGCGTCAGTGCCAGGCCGATCCAGCGGTGCAGCATGATAAGCGTAGGTTTGATTTGGGCCAGGGTCATTGGTGGGACTCCCTATGAACTTTATCTGTACATAGGATAGGGTTTTCCAATATGTATGAGTGGCAACTTATGCAAGCGAGTGCAAAGAAGTGTAAAGCCAGGCTTTAGGTGCTTTTACCTTGAGGTGGCTGATGCCAGAATGGTGTCAGAGAGATTAATTCAATGAAAAAAATACTGTTAATCGACGATGATGAAGCGCTCTGTGAATTGTTGACGGAATATCTGGTCAATGAAGCATTCACTGTTGAGCACGTACATACGGGTCCTGAGGGTGTTGCCCAAGCGCTTCGTGGCGATTGGGATGCCATCATTCTTGATGTCATGTTGCCGGGGATGAATGGCGTTCGATGTGCTGAAACAGATTCAGCCATTTGTAAAAGCACCCGTGCTGATGTTGACGGCCAGGGGGGAAGATACCGATACGGTGCTCGGTCTTGAGCTGGGTGCGGATGACTATGTTGCCAAGCCCTGTAGCCCCCGGGTGCTGGTGGCCAGACTGCGTAATCTGTTGCGGCGAAAAATGAATATTCAGACCGTGCAGACCCTGAAGAGTGTCGGCGACCTAGCGTTCGACACGGCCAGTCGACGGGTGACCGTCAGGGGTGAGGCGGTGGTTTTGACCGGTGCCGAATTCAACCTGCTGATTCTGCTGCTCGAACATGCCGGAGAGCTGGTGTCGAAAGAGATCTTGGCTAAAGAGGGGCTGGGTCGAGCGCTACAGGCCTATGACCGACGTATTGAGACACATATGATACAGATACGTAAGAAACTGGGTCCCTTGCCGGATGGAACGTCCCGCATCAAAACCGTGCGAGGCTCGGGTTACCAGTATCTGGTGAGTGGATGAGTCTCTCTCTCCGCATTTTTCTCTCTTTCTGGCTCGCGATGATTTTGCTTGCCGGCTCTTTCTACCTGTTGCAACGTTTTTACGGGGGGGAGCTTGTCGAGCGCACTGAGGCAGTGATGCTTGCAAAGGCAGAAGTTGCCGCGGTGCTCTGGCATGAGGGAGGCACGCGTGCCCTCAAGCGTTGGCTGAGAAGCGATCGCGCCAACCGCCGTCTGGTTCTGGTCAATCAGGACGGTGAGTTGCAAGTTCGCAAGCCCATACCCCGGCACCTCCGAAGATGGTTGCCCCGGCCTGTTTCTGCTGGTGTGGAACGGATAAGCGAAGGACACTTGATGCTGGCCGTGGCACTGCCTGAGGTGACCCCCAGTCTGTTTCTGGTAACTGAACTCGATCCGGGAAAACTGCATGAACTGCCGATCTGGACACGATTGCTGATCGCGGCGATTATTTCCGGAATGGTCAGCCTGTTGCTTGCCAGAGTACTGACCCGGCAGATTCGGCCTTTACGGGAAGCGGCCCAGCATATGGCCCAAGGAGATCTGAGTGGCCGGGTTACCCTCTCCGGCAGAGATGAGATCAGCGCTCTGGGTCGTGACTTCAATTTGATGGCAGAGCGGCTGAATGATCTGTTGCAGAGTCAGCGGCAGTTGGTGAGTGACGTCTCCCATGAGCTTCGCTCTCCTCTTGCCCGCCTACGCGTGGCACTGGAGTTGGCAGAATGGTCAGACGATCGCAAAAAAGCATTGAGCCGCATCGAAAAAGAGGCTGACGAGCTGGAGCGGCTGATTGCTGAGCTGCTGTCGCTGGCCCGTCTGGAGTCGGGGCAGGCCGGATTGGAGCGCCATATCCTGCGACTGGATGACTTGGTCGCTAGGGTGGTGACGGATGCCGACTTTGAGGCCCAGGCCAGAGGGCGGCAGGTGGTGCTGGCGCAGAGTGAAGCGATTGAGGTCAAGGGTGATCCTGTGCTGTTGAGATCAGCTGTGGAGAATGTGGTACGAAATGCGATCCGCCATACCCCGAAAGGGAGCACGGTAAGTGTGGTGCTGACGACCCGTGGCGATCAATATGAAATTGAAGTGAGGGATTCAGGTTCAGGGGTGCCGGAAGATCAGCTGCAAACCATATTTGATCCATTTACCCGCACGACACAAGCCAGGGAGCGCGGGAGCGGTGGGGCCGGGCTGGGGTTGGCCATCGCCCGTCGGGCCATGCAGGCCCACGGTGGAGGGGGGCGGGCCAGAAATCACCCGGAAGGTGGGCTGGTCGTCACTCTCTATCTACCTCTGACTTTGGTGTAGGAAATCACAGACCCTTTCCTGACTGATTCTGCTATGTTCCTCATTGAGAAATTGAGTTTATAGGTTCTCTCATCCAGGGATAAAAGCTTATAATCCCGGTCTTATATAACTTCTCACGGCCCTCTGTGGGGTGGGATATATGGAGATGCCACCTCCAGGAGGCTCCATAGGTGCTCGCCTGCATGCTTGACGGCGGGATTTATGCCGTCGACACTTTCGCCTGTGGTATAGCCATATACTCTCGAAGCCATCTAAAAAAGATGTTCTCGGGAAGTTGTCATTAATTTTGAGGGTAGAAAACTGACTTCCATGTTCAAATCCCTAGCCAAGGTTGGCTCCAATACCATGATATCCAGGGTTCTGGGTTTTGTCCGGGATTTGGTGCTGGCCCATACCTTCGGAGCCAGTGCCGGTACCGATGCCTTTTTTGTGGCCTTCAAAATCCCCAACTTTCTACGCCGTCTGTTTGCTGAAGGGGCTTTTTCTGTTGCCTTTGTGCCAGTGCTGACTGAATATAAAGAGCGGCACAGCTTTGCCGAGTTGAAACATTTTGTAGATCATGTGGCTGGAACTTTGGGTGTGGTTCTATTGGCGGTGACCCTGATTGGCGTAGTGGGTTC
Proteins encoded in this region:
- a CDS encoding response regulator; amino-acid sequence: MKKILLIDDDEALCELLTEYLVNEAFTVEHVHTGPEGVAQALRGDWDAIILDVMLPGMNGVRCAETDSAICKSTRADVDGQGGRYRYGARS
- a CDS encoding response regulator transcription factor; translated protein: MLTARGEDTDTVLGLELGADDYVAKPCSPRVLVARLRNLLRRKMNIQTVQTLKSVGDLAFDTASRRVTVRGEAVVLTGAEFNLLILLLEHAGELVSKEILAKEGLGRALQAYDRRIETHMIQIRKKLGPLPDGTSRIKTVRGSGYQYLVSG
- a CDS encoding ATP-binding protein; the protein is MSLSLRIFLSFWLAMILLAGSFYLLQRFYGGELVERTEAVMLAKAEVAAVLWHEGGTRALKRWLRSDRANRRLVLVNQDGELQVRKPIPRHLRRWLPRPVSAGVERISEGHLMLAVALPEVTPSLFLVTELDPGKLHELPIWTRLLIAAIISGMVSLLLARVLTRQIRPLREAAQHMAQGDLSGRVTLSGRDEISALGRDFNLMAERLNDLLQSQRQLVSDVSHELRSPLARLRVALELAEWSDDRKKALSRIEKEADELERLIAELLSLARLESGQAGLERHILRLDDLVARVVTDADFEAQARGRQVVLAQSEAIEVKGDPVLLRSAVENVVRNAIRHTPKGSTVSVVLTTRGDQYEIEVRDSGSGVPEDQLQTIFDPFTRTTQARERGSGGAGLGLAIARRAMQAHGGGGRARNHPEGGLVVTLYLPLTLV